A single window of Mycolicibacterium aurum DNA harbors:
- a CDS encoding NAD-dependent epimerase/dehydratase family protein has translation MLDGEKILITGATGKIAFPIARTLAARNEVWGAARLRDPADRDRLAEVDVTPLPLDLSVGDFSSLPNDFTYVFHAAVDPGQGTWSRCVETNAQNSGDLLYHCRAAKGFVLCSTGSVYGYQGRRPLTEDDPPGVPLRANYSFSKIAAEAVCSWIARQHGIPLTIIRICSTYGPEGGSPADRLDAILAGEPIRLHPDAPNNYNPIYEDDYVELGIRAMEVAASPPQVVNWAGSETVSVEEYCAYMGGLVGMDPVFEYTAEAHMPLWPDVTHMHEVLGRTKVPWREGFRRMIAARHPELTLVERAG, from the coding sequence TTGTTGGACGGCGAGAAGATTCTGATCACCGGAGCCACCGGCAAGATCGCCTTTCCGATCGCGCGCACCCTGGCCGCCCGCAACGAGGTGTGGGGAGCTGCGCGGCTGCGCGACCCGGCGGACCGGGACAGACTGGCAGAAGTCGACGTCACACCGCTGCCCCTCGACCTGAGTGTCGGTGATTTCTCCTCTCTTCCAAACGATTTCACGTACGTCTTCCACGCAGCTGTGGACCCGGGCCAGGGCACCTGGAGCAGATGCGTCGAGACGAACGCGCAGAACTCCGGTGACCTGCTCTACCACTGCCGGGCCGCCAAGGGTTTCGTGCTGTGCTCGACCGGGTCCGTCTACGGGTATCAGGGCCGGCGTCCACTCACCGAGGACGACCCGCCCGGGGTACCGCTGCGCGCCAACTACAGCTTCTCCAAGATCGCGGCCGAGGCTGTCTGTAGCTGGATCGCCCGGCAGCACGGAATTCCCCTGACGATCATCAGAATCTGCTCCACCTACGGACCGGAGGGCGGATCACCCGCCGACCGACTCGACGCGATCTTGGCCGGGGAGCCGATCCGGCTTCATCCCGACGCACCGAACAACTACAACCCCATCTACGAGGACGACTACGTCGAGCTCGGCATCCGCGCGATGGAAGTCGCGGCATCGCCGCCACAGGTGGTGAACTGGGCGGGCAGCGAAACCGTCAGTGTCGAGGAGTACTGCGCGTACATGGGTGGGCTCGTCGGAATGGACCCCGTCTTCGAGTACACCGCAGAGGCGCACATGCCGCTGTGGCCCGACGTGACGCACATGCACGAGGTGCTCGGGAGGACGAAAGTTCCATGGCGCGAGGGGTTTCGGCGCATGATTGCCGCCCGCCATCCCGAACTCACACTTGTCGAACGGGCGGGCTGA
- a CDS encoding metal-dependent hydrolase family protein codes for MTVTVLKAARWADVEAGVVRTPAVVVVHDNRIQSINPAQEPADADTVIDLGDVTLLPGLMDMELNLLIGGPGGPEGLPSPMHGVQDDPAYRTLRGAVNARTTLEAGFTTVRNLGLMVKTGGYLLDVALQRAIEQGWHAGPRIYPAGHAVTPYGGHLDPTVFQRLAPGIMPLSVAEGIANGVDEVRACVRYQIRHGARLIKVSASGGVMSHSTAPGAQQYSDEEFAAIADEAHRAGVRVAAHAVGDSAIRACIRAGIDCIEHGFLATDDTIQMMVDHGTFLVSTTYLTEAMAIDRIAPELRKKAEVVFPQAQAMLPKAIAAGVRIACGTDAPAVPHGQNAKELRALVARGMSPMQALRAATITSAELIDADDELGRLAPGYLADIIAVGGDPAEDIATTFDVRFVMKDGAVHVSGQDPGRDG; via the coding sequence GTGACCGTCACGGTCCTGAAGGCCGCCCGGTGGGCGGACGTCGAGGCCGGTGTGGTCCGCACGCCCGCCGTCGTGGTGGTCCACGACAACCGCATCCAATCGATCAATCCGGCACAGGAGCCCGCGGACGCGGACACCGTCATCGACCTCGGTGATGTGACGTTGCTTCCCGGGCTGATGGACATGGAGCTCAACCTTCTGATCGGCGGTCCGGGTGGTCCGGAGGGGCTGCCCAGCCCGATGCACGGTGTCCAGGACGACCCTGCCTACCGCACGTTGCGCGGGGCCGTCAACGCCCGCACCACACTGGAGGCCGGCTTCACGACCGTGCGGAACCTCGGTCTGATGGTGAAGACGGGCGGCTACCTGCTCGACGTCGCATTGCAGCGCGCCATCGAGCAAGGGTGGCACGCCGGGCCCCGCATCTATCCGGCAGGCCATGCCGTCACCCCGTACGGAGGCCATCTCGATCCCACGGTCTTCCAGCGGCTGGCTCCCGGCATCATGCCGCTCTCGGTCGCCGAAGGTATCGCCAACGGAGTCGACGAGGTCCGGGCGTGCGTGCGCTACCAGATCCGACACGGCGCCAGGCTGATCAAGGTGTCCGCATCCGGCGGGGTCATGTCGCACAGCACCGCGCCGGGGGCTCAGCAGTATTCGGACGAGGAGTTCGCCGCCATCGCCGACGAGGCGCACCGCGCGGGCGTGCGGGTCGCAGCCCACGCGGTGGGGGACAGTGCGATTCGCGCCTGTATCCGGGCCGGTATCGACTGCATCGAACATGGCTTCCTGGCCACAGACGACACGATTCAGATGATGGTCGATCACGGCACCTTCCTGGTCTCGACGACGTACCTCACCGAGGCGATGGCGATCGACCGCATCGCGCCGGAACTACGGAAGAAGGCCGAGGTGGTGTTCCCGCAAGCTCAGGCCATGCTGCCGAAAGCCATCGCGGCCGGGGTGCGGATCGCCTGCGGCACAGACGCTCCGGCTGTTCCGCACGGACAGAACGCCAAGGAGTTGCGTGCGCTGGTCGCCCGGGGGATGTCCCCGATGCAGGCGTTGCGCGCCGCGACCATCACCAGCGCGGAGCTGATCGACGCCGACGATGAACTGGGACGGCTCGCTCCCGGCTATCTCGCCGACATCATCGCGGTCGGCGGTGATCCCGCCGAAGACATCGCCACGACATTCGATGTGCGCTTCGTGATGAAGGACGGCGCCGTGCACGTCAGCGGTCAGGATCCCGGCCGGGACGGCTAA
- a CDS encoding spirocyclase AveC family protein has product MSDLSKKSAVTESVGATTDLGKRRPTSSGAYKIWAGVGAVFLAYTLYVCIRWVSGPFFEPVDGGPTEPPMYMQIPLMANAIVLWIGLPFALWFFLIRPWVREKRITLDGMLLVSMGLMMFQDPMLNYYSTWCTYNAWLFNQGSWAPHIPGWVAHEEPGHTVPEPILTNIPGYMYGVLLLTIVGCWIMRRIKNRWPAISNLRLILATYAIAIVFDFIMEALILLPIGFYSYPGAIQSLSFNAGTYYQWPIYEGFMWGGVQAALCCLRFFTDDRGRTVVERGLDRVRGGMVKQQFIRFLAIFGGVSACFFLFYNVPATWLGMHGDPWPEDVQKRSYFNPGICGEGTDRPCPNPDLPLPTKHSGYINHDGELVLPDGVEVPPVVPIQRGDDGQ; this is encoded by the coding sequence ATGAGTGACCTGTCCAAGAAGTCCGCTGTCACCGAATCGGTAGGCGCCACAACCGACCTCGGCAAACGGAGGCCGACGTCATCGGGGGCGTACAAGATCTGGGCGGGCGTCGGCGCCGTGTTCCTGGCGTACACCCTCTACGTGTGCATCCGCTGGGTGTCCGGGCCGTTCTTCGAGCCGGTAGACGGAGGGCCGACCGAGCCGCCGATGTACATGCAGATCCCGCTGATGGCCAATGCCATCGTGCTCTGGATCGGCCTTCCCTTCGCGCTGTGGTTCTTCCTCATCCGGCCCTGGGTGCGCGAGAAGCGCATCACGCTCGACGGCATGCTGCTGGTGTCGATGGGTCTGATGATGTTCCAGGATCCGATGTTGAACTACTACAGCACCTGGTGCACCTACAACGCGTGGCTGTTCAATCAGGGCTCCTGGGCGCCACACATTCCAGGCTGGGTGGCTCACGAGGAACCGGGCCATACGGTGCCCGAACCGATACTGACCAACATCCCCGGCTACATGTATGGCGTTCTGCTGCTGACCATCGTCGGGTGCTGGATCATGCGCCGGATCAAGAACCGTTGGCCGGCGATCAGCAACCTGCGACTCATCTTGGCGACATACGCGATCGCGATCGTCTTCGACTTCATCATGGAGGCCTTGATCCTGCTGCCGATCGGCTTCTACTCCTACCCCGGTGCCATCCAGTCCTTGTCGTTCAACGCAGGCACGTATTACCAGTGGCCGATCTACGAGGGCTTCATGTGGGGCGGGGTCCAGGCGGCGTTGTGCTGCCTGCGCTTCTTCACCGATGACCGAGGACGCACCGTTGTCGAACGCGGCCTCGACCGCGTCCGTGGCGGAATGGTCAAGCAACAGTTCATCCGCTTCCTGGCGATCTTCGGTGGCGTCAGCGCATGCTTCTTCCTCTTCTACAACGTCCCGGCGACCTGGCTCGGCATGCACGGCGATCCGTGGCCGGAGGATGTGCAGAAGCGCTCGTACTTCAACCCGGGCATCTGCGGCGAGGGGACCGATCGACCGTGCCCGAATCCTGATCTACCGCTGCCGACCAAGCACTCCGGCTACATCAACCATGACGGTGAACTCGTGTTGCCCGATGGCGTGGAAGTGCCACCCGTAGTGCCGATCCAACGTGGCGATGACGGTCAATAG
- a CDS encoding aldehyde dehydrogenase translates to MRHDQLFIGGAWRAPSTDRRIEVVSPHTEATVASVAAAGPADVDAAVAAAREAFDLGPWPRTDAGERVDVLRRFGERYGDRRSDMADLITAELGAPISFAQRAQAALPWSMIGAFCDVAETYPWREDRPGRYGSDIRVLREPVGVVAAIVPWNMPQFLIVTKLVPALLAGCSVVLKPAAESPLDAILLAEIIAESGFPPGVVSVLPGDGRVGEQLVRHPGVDKVSFTGSTAAGRAVAAAAAAGLKRVSLELGGKSAAIVLEDADPAAVASGVRSASLSNSGQICNALTRILVPHTRAAEFTDALAAEMSALVVGDPTESATQVGPLVAQRQQQRVTGYLQQGVRDGARVVTGGAGMPDDLDRGWYVKPTLFDRAHNSMTIAREEIFGPVLTVIPYSDTAEAIRIANDSDYGLAGSVFTGDDERGLAVAAAVRTGTFGVNQGYPMDPFAPFGGVKASGYGRELGREGIDGYTDTKSIAVAPR, encoded by the coding sequence GTGCGTCACGACCAGCTGTTCATCGGCGGAGCCTGGCGTGCACCGAGCACAGACCGGCGCATCGAGGTCGTGTCCCCCCACACCGAGGCGACGGTCGCCTCCGTGGCCGCGGCCGGGCCTGCCGATGTCGACGCCGCGGTGGCCGCCGCCCGCGAGGCGTTCGACCTCGGGCCGTGGCCCCGGACCGACGCCGGCGAGCGGGTCGACGTCCTCCGCCGATTCGGCGAGCGCTACGGAGACCGACGCTCGGACATGGCCGATCTCATCACCGCAGAGCTGGGCGCCCCGATCAGCTTTGCTCAGCGGGCACAGGCCGCGCTTCCCTGGTCGATGATCGGCGCGTTCTGCGACGTGGCCGAGACCTATCCGTGGCGCGAGGACAGGCCGGGACGCTACGGCTCCGACATTCGGGTACTGCGCGAACCCGTCGGTGTCGTCGCCGCGATCGTGCCGTGGAACATGCCGCAGTTCCTGATCGTCACGAAGCTCGTTCCGGCGTTGTTGGCCGGCTGTTCCGTGGTGCTCAAGCCTGCTGCCGAGTCCCCGCTCGACGCCATCCTGCTCGCCGAGATCATCGCCGAGTCCGGGTTTCCGCCCGGCGTCGTCAGCGTGCTTCCCGGGGATGGCCGCGTCGGGGAGCAGTTGGTGCGGCATCCCGGTGTCGACAAGGTGTCGTTCACCGGATCCACCGCCGCAGGCAGAGCTGTCGCCGCCGCAGCTGCGGCGGGTCTCAAACGGGTGAGCTTGGAGCTCGGCGGCAAGTCGGCCGCGATCGTTCTCGAGGACGCCGACCCGGCTGCAGTCGCCTCGGGGGTGCGCTCGGCGAGCCTGTCCAACAGCGGCCAGATCTGCAATGCGCTGACGCGCATCCTGGTCCCGCACACGCGTGCAGCGGAGTTCACCGATGCGCTGGCCGCTGAGATGAGCGCCCTCGTGGTGGGAGACCCGACCGAGAGTGCCACCCAGGTCGGTCCGCTCGTCGCACAGCGACAGCAGCAGCGTGTGACCGGTTATCTGCAACAGGGCGTGCGGGACGGGGCGCGGGTCGTCACCGGCGGAGCCGGTATGCCGGACGATCTCGATCGCGGCTGGTACGTCAAACCCACGCTGTTCGACCGCGCCCACAACTCCATGACCATCGCCCGTGAGGAGATCTTCGGTCCGGTGCTGACCGTCATCCCCTATTCGGACACCGCCGAGGCGATCCGGATCGCCAACGACTCCGATTACGGGTTGGCAGGTTCGGTGTTCACCGGTGACGACGAACGTGGACTGGCGGTGGCCGCAGCGGTCCGCACCGGAACGTTCGGCGTGAACCAGGGGTATCCGATGGACCCCTTCGCCCCGTTCGGCGGAGTGAAAGCCAGCGGGTACGGCCGCGAATTGGGACGGGAGGGCATCGACGGCTACACTGACACGAAATCCATTGCGGTGGCCCCACGTTAG
- a CDS encoding CbbQ/NirQ/NorQ/GpvN family protein: protein MTVNSLRPQAESGSPAPFYRVVGSEAEIFRAAARRGSPVLLKGPTGCGKTRFVEAMAHELGRELITVAGHEDMTSADLVGRFLLKGGETVWVDGPLTRAVRGGAICYLDEIVEARQDTTVVIHPLADHRRTLPIDRLGTTLSAAPGFQLVISYNPGYQSILKSLKDSTRQRFVAISLDFPTAAIESEVVAREAGIDGSTAGSLVALGNAIRSLGGSTLTEVASTRMLILAGGLVAEGLSLRDAVQSAVVEVLSDDLDVIRGLGELADAILPRR, encoded by the coding sequence ATGACGGTCAATAGCCTCCGGCCGCAGGCCGAAAGCGGTTCGCCCGCCCCGTTTTACCGTGTAGTCGGCAGTGAAGCCGAAATCTTCCGGGCGGCGGCGCGTCGCGGTTCGCCGGTATTGCTCAAGGGGCCCACCGGTTGCGGCAAGACCCGTTTCGTCGAGGCGATGGCCCATGAACTCGGCCGGGAGCTGATCACCGTCGCCGGGCACGAGGACATGACCTCGGCCGATCTGGTCGGCCGCTTCCTGCTCAAGGGCGGTGAAACCGTCTGGGTGGACGGTCCCTTGACCAGAGCGGTGCGGGGCGGCGCCATCTGCTATCTCGACGAGATCGTGGAGGCTCGTCAGGACACCACGGTGGTGATCCATCCGCTCGCCGACCACCGGCGCACGCTGCCCATCGATCGGCTGGGGACGACTCTGTCTGCGGCGCCGGGCTTTCAGCTCGTGATCTCGTACAACCCCGGCTATCAGAGCATCCTGAAGAGCCTCAAGGACTCGACGCGGCAGCGCTTCGTCGCGATCAGCCTCGATTTTCCCACTGCGGCCATCGAGTCCGAGGTCGTGGCTCGTGAGGCCGGGATCGATGGGTCCACCGCCGGGTCGCTGGTGGCCCTCGGCAACGCCATTCGGAGCCTGGGCGGCTCGACGCTGACCGAGGTGGCATCCACCCGCATGCTGATTCTGGCGGGCGGTCTCGTCGCTGAAGGACTCAGCCTGCGTGACGCCGTGCAGTCGGCCGTCGTCGAGGTGCTCTCCGATGACCTCGATGTGATCCGCGGCCTCGGTGAACTCGCCGATGCGATTCTGCCTCGGCGGTGA
- a CDS encoding nitric oxide reductase activation protein NorD, with translation MSAEPADPQRLRLLAGFLAGRSVDVAVAPAGEAAYTDGQVVFVSAGADPDMQRREVLVQCALLGAGSLDRAYVTRLRGRSLLARRYLRLEGHRVLTELGRRVPLAAAMSLDPPPRSSSSRDSLEIAESRTTLDAAPDWFGTIKPSKLVRSRDEPASRPSGTYARMDVEHTSEMDEDDDDADPSQKSWILKLFELPVGAQAPAKFLRALFGSSRSSGNEGAGGELEAGSIQRTSRAGTGARPVPTPIRFTSADTPGAAVGVSGALYPEWDVFNDRYRPDWCRVVNFPVTTAADVAGAGVPRDGTLRKKLARVGLGPKALRARADGDDLDTEALIDLFVDLRSGHSPPEHVYTERRRLARNLAVLILLDVSGSATDADQDGLAVHDHQRRAAAILAATLEELGDRVAVYGFSSQGRSSVHLAAIKTFGQRFGAVARARLNRIQPSGYTRLGAGIRGAGAILARDAGTPNRLLLVLSDGYPYDDGYEGRYAEADSRKALEEQRADGVGCLCLSLGSATDTESLERVFGSASHAHGATLAEVSPRMDVLFLAALSELSAPRQNRV, from the coding sequence GTGAGTGCCGAACCCGCCGACCCGCAGCGTCTCCGGCTCCTGGCCGGATTCCTGGCGGGGCGGTCCGTCGACGTCGCCGTGGCCCCCGCAGGGGAGGCCGCGTACACCGACGGGCAGGTCGTCTTCGTCTCGGCGGGAGCGGATCCAGATATGCAGCGGCGCGAAGTACTGGTCCAGTGCGCCCTTCTCGGAGCCGGCAGTCTTGACCGCGCGTACGTCACGAGGCTGCGGGGAAGGAGCCTGCTCGCACGTCGCTACCTGAGGCTCGAAGGGCACCGCGTACTCACCGAACTCGGTCGGCGGGTCCCGCTGGCAGCAGCAATGAGTCTTGACCCCCCGCCGCGGTCGTCCAGTTCCAGAGATTCGCTGGAGATCGCCGAGAGCAGAACGACACTCGATGCCGCACCGGACTGGTTCGGCACCATCAAGCCCTCGAAGCTGGTTCGCAGTCGCGATGAACCGGCTTCGCGGCCATCCGGCACCTACGCCAGAATGGACGTCGAGCACACGTCTGAGATGGACGAAGACGACGACGATGCCGACCCATCACAGAAGAGCTGGATCCTGAAGCTGTTCGAACTGCCGGTCGGCGCGCAGGCACCCGCGAAATTCCTGCGCGCGCTGTTCGGCAGCTCTCGCTCCTCGGGGAACGAGGGCGCCGGTGGCGAGTTGGAGGCCGGTTCGATACAGCGGACCTCGCGCGCCGGCACAGGTGCGCGGCCGGTACCGACCCCGATCCGGTTCACAAGTGCCGACACGCCGGGTGCGGCAGTCGGTGTGAGTGGCGCCCTATACCCGGAATGGGACGTGTTCAACGACCGCTATCGACCCGACTGGTGCAGGGTCGTCAACTTCCCGGTCACGACCGCTGCCGACGTTGCCGGCGCCGGTGTTCCCCGCGACGGCACACTCCGCAAAAAGCTCGCCCGCGTCGGGCTGGGCCCCAAAGCGTTGCGTGCCCGCGCCGACGGCGACGACCTCGACACCGAGGCGCTCATCGATCTGTTCGTCGATCTGCGCTCGGGTCACTCACCGCCCGAACACGTCTACACGGAACGCCGCAGACTCGCCCGGAATCTCGCCGTACTCATCCTGCTCGACGTGTCCGGGTCCGCCACCGACGCCGACCAGGACGGACTGGCCGTGCACGACCATCAGCGCCGCGCGGCCGCCATCCTAGCGGCGACACTCGAAGAGCTCGGCGACCGCGTCGCGGTCTACGGGTTCTCGTCCCAGGGGCGAAGCTCCGTTCACCTGGCCGCGATCAAGACCTTCGGACAACGGTTCGGCGCAGTCGCGCGCGCCCGCCTCAACCGGATACAGCCGTCGGGCTACACCCGGTTGGGCGCCGGCATCCGGGGCGCAGGTGCGATCCTCGCGCGTGACGCGGGGACGCCCAACCGGCTGCTTCTCGTGCTGTCGGACGGTTATCCCTACGACGATGGCTATGAAGGCCGTTACGCCGAAGCCGATTCGAGGAAAGCGCTGGAAGAGCAGCGCGCCGACGGTGTCGGATGCCTGTGCCTGTCGTTGGGATCCGCCACCGACACGGAGTCCCTCGAGCGGGTGTTCGGCTCGGCCAGCCACGCCCACGGCGCGACACTGGCCGAGGTGAGCCCGCGGATGGATGTGCTGTTTCTGGCCGCGCTCAGCGAACTGTCCGCTCCACGGCAGAACCGGGTATAG
- a CDS encoding MarR family winged helix-turn-helix transcriptional regulator — protein sequence MELTDNILWLLKQAFYFSLTSVNEAVSDHGVSTAQIGVLRQLSNEPGLSGAELARRLLISPQGVQLALTALEKRGLVERKRDPAHGRILQAFLTDQGRRVAGAVVSDAIAAHDKVFGVLSKAEQKTLRELLGRVVEQGTGHELYADHVDS from the coding sequence ATCGAGCTCACCGACAACATTCTGTGGCTGCTCAAACAGGCCTTCTACTTCTCGCTCACCAGCGTGAACGAGGCGGTCAGCGACCACGGGGTGAGCACCGCGCAGATCGGCGTGTTGCGCCAGCTGTCGAACGAGCCGGGGCTGTCCGGCGCGGAACTGGCCCGGCGGCTGCTGATCAGTCCGCAAGGCGTGCAGCTGGCGCTGACCGCGCTGGAGAAGCGCGGGCTGGTGGAACGCAAGCGGGACCCGGCGCACGGCCGCATTCTGCAGGCATTTCTCACCGATCAGGGTCGCCGGGTCGCCGGCGCCGTCGTCAGCGACGCAATCGCCGCCCACGACAAGGTGTTCGGTGTGCTGTCGAAAGCCGAACAGAAGACGTTGCGTGAACTTCTCGGCCGGGTGGTCGAGCAGGGGACCGGACACGAGCTCTACGCCGACCACGTCGACTCCTGA
- a CDS encoding TetR/AcrR family transcriptional regulator: protein MVERWTRERRLEHTRALLIDAAEDVFAEKGFTSATLDDIARAAGYTKGAIYKHFTTKEELFLAVSDRYWRRYFDNFAEVMSSASRVGTHELDEIAERWRQLSVDRGAEHAALGLEFTLYLLRNPDARERVAAKRAEVVDQLAQFIVDGMQRLGATLLIPPITFAQALVATSDSVVLGSQLDDVDLFRPVVEMYTSVIKLPD, encoded by the coding sequence ATGGTGGAGCGGTGGACCCGCGAGCGGCGGCTGGAGCACACCCGGGCGCTGCTGATCGACGCCGCCGAGGACGTCTTCGCCGAAAAGGGTTTCACCTCAGCCACACTCGACGACATAGCGCGCGCCGCCGGTTACACCAAGGGTGCGATCTACAAACACTTCACGACCAAAGAAGAGCTCTTCCTTGCGGTGAGCGACCGCTACTGGCGGCGCTACTTCGACAACTTCGCCGAGGTGATGTCCAGTGCGAGTCGCGTCGGAACACACGAACTCGACGAGATCGCGGAGCGCTGGCGGCAACTGAGCGTCGACCGAGGCGCTGAACACGCGGCACTCGGCCTGGAGTTCACGCTGTATCTGCTCCGCAATCCGGACGCGCGCGAACGTGTCGCGGCGAAGAGGGCCGAGGTGGTCGATCAGCTGGCCCAGTTCATCGTCGACGGCATGCAGCGGCTCGGGGCCACCCTGCTGATTCCGCCGATCACCTTCGCTCAGGCGCTGGTTGCCACCAGTGACTCGGTCGTGCTCGGAAGTCAGCTCGACGACGTGGATCTCTTTCGGCCCGTGGTCGAGATGTACACATCCGTCATCAAGCTTCCTGACTGA
- a CDS encoding aromatic ring-hydroxylating oxygenase subunit alpha translates to MPRFPKPPEGSWTQHYPQLGTGPVSYEDSVDPEFYEVERKAVFRRAWLNVGRVEQIPRKGSYFTKEMKVASTSIIVVRTTSGEVKAYHNICRHRGNKLVWNDMPLEETSGVCRQFTCKYHAWRYDLDGNLTFVQQEGEFFDLDKSRYGLVPVHCEVWEGFIFVNFAKEEPEQSLRDFLGPMITDLEGYPFDRMTSRFHYRSEVKANWKLYMDAFQEFYHAPVLHANQSPTAYSKAAAEAGFEAPHYRIEGPHRLVSTSGIKAWEMADEMRKPIEDICQSGLFGPWDKPDLGEMPAGLNPAKCEPWGLDSFQLFPNFVILFWGQGWYLTYHYWPTSHNTHLFEGTVYFPQPRTPRERIAQELAAVSFKEYGLQDANTLEATQTMVESRVLDEFVLCDQEVLIRHLHTETAAWVEDYRRKTAGV, encoded by the coding sequence ATGCCCCGATTTCCCAAACCGCCAGAGGGCAGCTGGACTCAGCACTACCCGCAGTTGGGGACGGGCCCGGTGTCGTACGAGGACTCCGTCGACCCGGAGTTCTACGAGGTCGAGCGCAAAGCTGTGTTCAGACGCGCGTGGCTAAATGTGGGCCGCGTCGAACAGATTCCGCGCAAGGGCAGCTACTTCACCAAAGAGATGAAGGTCGCCAGCACGTCGATCATCGTCGTGAGGACCACTTCCGGAGAAGTGAAGGCCTACCACAACATCTGCCGCCACCGCGGCAACAAGCTGGTGTGGAACGACATGCCGCTGGAAGAAACCAGCGGGGTGTGTCGGCAGTTCACCTGCAAGTACCACGCCTGGCGCTACGACCTCGACGGCAACCTGACGTTCGTGCAGCAGGAGGGCGAGTTCTTCGATCTCGACAAGAGTCGCTACGGTCTGGTCCCGGTCCACTGCGAGGTGTGGGAAGGGTTCATCTTCGTCAACTTCGCGAAGGAAGAACCCGAGCAGTCGCTGCGCGATTTCCTCGGCCCGATGATCACTGATCTCGAGGGCTACCCGTTCGACCGCATGACCTCGCGGTTCCACTACCGGTCCGAGGTGAAGGCCAACTGGAAGCTCTACATGGATGCGTTCCAGGAGTTCTATCACGCACCTGTGCTGCATGCGAACCAGTCGCCGACCGCGTATTCGAAGGCAGCAGCCGAAGCGGGATTCGAGGCGCCGCATTACCGGATCGAAGGCCCGCATCGCCTTGTCAGCACCTCGGGGATCAAGGCCTGGGAGATGGCCGACGAGATGCGTAAACCGATCGAGGACATCTGCCAGAGTGGGCTTTTCGGACCGTGGGACAAACCCGATCTCGGCGAGATGCCTGCAGGCTTGAACCCGGCGAAATGTGAACCATGGGGCCTGGATTCGTTCCAGCTGTTCCCCAACTTCGTGATCTTGTTCTGGGGTCAGGGTTGGTACCTGACCTATCACTACTGGCCGACGTCGCACAACACCCACCTGTTCGAGGGGACCGTGTACTTCCCGCAGCCGCGGACGCCGCGCGAACGCATTGCGCAGGAGCTCGCCGCGGTGTCCTTCAAGGAGTACGGACTGCAGGACGCGAACACACTCGAGGCCACTCAGACGATGGTCGAATCGCGCGTGCTGGATGAGTTCGTGCTCTGCGACCAAGAGGTGCTGATCCGGCACCTGCACACCGAAACAGCCGCCTGGGTCGAGGATTACCGGCGCAAGACGGCGGGAGTGTGA
- a CDS encoding Emopamil binding protein: MPDDLTTPDVHEPNFAQPWAPHRLKIYTWTGIFTFAMFLLVTIGVSVGFIAPSFTTDVVVNLIFGIPVILLPFVILWNAPGENRTRLDKAAELTLFYLPYTAGSQIGYELMFLIGHPLGLWAPTTDPGWKWLWWQYGLADTRYVSGNPWIFALEIVGVLTGITVFVMWTRLIKRDLPIESRIRCLWVTFAGCAILMSSTAVYFLAEVGAGFSNIGQGAFGLGFKFIGENIPFIVLPPLVLYSIHLQIDYLTRRAGAANAGVNVRAVRGSTGR; encoded by the coding sequence GTGCCCGACGACCTGACGACACCCGACGTTCACGAACCGAACTTCGCCCAGCCCTGGGCGCCTCATCGCCTCAAGATCTACACCTGGACGGGCATCTTCACGTTCGCGATGTTCCTGCTGGTGACCATCGGGGTCAGCGTCGGATTCATCGCCCCGTCATTCACCACCGACGTCGTCGTGAACCTGATCTTCGGCATCCCGGTGATCCTGCTGCCGTTCGTCATCCTGTGGAATGCCCCGGGAGAAAACAGGACCCGTCTCGACAAGGCGGCAGAGCTGACCCTGTTCTATCTGCCCTACACCGCGGGCAGCCAGATCGGCTACGAGCTGATGTTCCTGATCGGGCATCCGCTGGGCCTGTGGGCGCCCACGACCGACCCCGGGTGGAAATGGCTGTGGTGGCAGTACGGTCTGGCCGATACCCGCTATGTCAGCGGCAATCCCTGGATCTTCGCGCTGGAGATAGTCGGTGTCCTCACCGGCATCACCGTGTTCGTCATGTGGACTCGGCTGATCAAGAGGGACCTTCCGATCGAATCGCGCATCCGCTGCCTGTGGGTCACGTTCGCCGGATGCGCCATCTTGATGAGCAGCACCGCGGTGTACTTCCTGGCCGAGGTCGGCGCCGGCTTCAGCAACATCGGGCAGGGCGCATTCGGGCTCGGGTTCAAGTTCATCGGCGAGAACATCCCGTTCATCGTGCTACCGCCGCTTGTGCTGTACTCGATCCATCTGCAGATCGACTATCTGACCCGCCGGGCGGGCGCGGCGAACGCCGGCGTCAACGTGCGGGCGGTCCGAGGATCCACCGGACGATGA